One window of Esox lucius isolate fEsoLuc1 chromosome 25, fEsoLuc1.pri, whole genome shotgun sequence genomic DNA carries:
- the LOC117594144 gene encoding vicilin-like seed storage protein At2g18540 isoform X2: MEPTSHGVDTHEEDEEDVKGRYEREMRRLRRGQTEELRQAREKEEAVRREMDEAERREWEEIDRRETERSIREQVREMEIEMREGEKRELLLKTLDKKEREIKEEREKTKALQKELMNLIQTIEEQKQREEKKERELEQSLQTEREKQLLALTLIMEEQTRREKTIQREMEESLLKERKKQLLALTLIMEEQNRREEKKEREMESLLKERERSEEEIRRLRNECARTGPSGHRGQTVANARTAGNGNVLVTHVRPIVGFSQRMAGVALNVALENVRQAPCSVQ, from the coding sequence ATGGAGCCCACCTCCCATGGAGTAGACACAcatgaggaggatgaggaggacgTGAAGGGGAGGTacgagagagagatgaggagactGAGACGGGGACAGACGGAGGAGCTGAGACAagcgagggagaaagaggaggcgGTGAGGAGAGAAATGGacgaggcagagaggagagagtgggaaGAGATTGAcagaagggagacagagaggagcatCCGGGAGcaggtgagagagatggagatcgagatgagggagggagagaagagggagttGCTTCTAAAAACTCTGGacaagaaggagagagagataaaggaggagagagagaaaacaaaagctCTCCAAAAGGAACTGATGAACCTCATCCAGACCATAGAAGAAcagaagcagagagaggagaagaaggagagagagttgGAGCAAAGtctgcagacagagagagagaaacagcttCTCGCCCTCACTCTGATCATGGAAGAACAGACCAGAAGAGAGAAGACTAtccagagagagatggaggagagcctGCTGAAGGAGCGCAAGAAACAACTTCTGGCCCTCACCTTGATCATGGAAGAGCAGAACAGGcgggaggagaagaaggagagagagatggagagcctgttgaaggagagagagaggagcgaaGAGGAGATCCGAAGACTGAGGAACGAGTGTGCCCGGACGGGCCCTTCAGGACATCGTGGCCAGACAGTGGCGAACGCCAGAACCGCAGGGAACGGCAACGTTCTAGTGACTCACGTAAGACCCATCGTGGGGTTCTCTCAGCGGATGGCAGGGGTGGCTCTGAACGTGGCGTTGGAGAACGTGAGACAGGCCCCTTGCTCCGTCCAGTGA
- the LOC109615161 gene encoding caspase-14 → MDSYNITKDQRALLLCDLERGGVKHDIRRLETVFKKCRFHVTRVNVSTKTNVMTDLKTFQNKLSSGVSGLAVVIVAHGRLGHITVSDGELKLEEIFQLFSNRACPALQQKPKLFVVQSCRGVFEHAQHPSIDGGGQGQPGRTTLLPTESDVMVVYAVHPGMLAVRHADSGCPLFEEMEKVFEDLGTSHHMYELFTEVNERLMLNVRRESYGISFDKKATHEETRKIMECDIGRSLHIESSLTKKWYLTEKESFFKIIYEYIIEWLIKSLKCMVHELLRFFFCC, encoded by the exons ATGGATAGTTATAATATAACAAAGGATCAACGAGCCCTGCTGCTTTGTGActtagagagagggggggtgaaaCATGACATCAGACGATTGGAAACAGTCTTTAAAAAATGCAGGTTTCATGTCACTCGCGTTAATGTCAGCACTAAAACG AACGTGATGACTGATCTGaagacatttcaaaataaactgTCATCTGGCGTTAGTGGTCTCGCGGTGGTGATTGTGGCCCACGGCAGACTTGGACACATCACGGTGTCAGATGGGGagttaaaactggaggaaatcTTCCAGCTTTTCAGTAACCGCGCTTGTCCCGCACTCCAACAGAAACCCAAGCTTTTTGTTGTGCAATCCTGTAGGGGAG TGTTTGAGCACGCTCAACACCCTAGCATAGATGGAGGTGGACAGGGTCAACCTGGGAGGACCACTCTCCTTCCCACTGAGTCTGATGTCATGGTGGTATATGCCGTACATCCAG GCATGCTAGCTGTTAGACACGCGGACTCTGGATGCCCACTCTTTGAGGAGATGGAGAAGGTGTTTGAGGACTTGGGAACGTCCCACCATATGTATGAGCTCTTCACTGAG GTAAATGAAAGGCTAATGCTTAACGTAAGACGTGAAAGTTATGGAATCAGCTTTGACAAGAAGGCAACACATGAGGAGACCAGGAAAATCATGGAGTGTGACATAGGGCGCTCTCTCCATATTGAGAGTTCTCTTACCAAAAAGTGGTACCTTACAGAGAAagagtcattttttaaaattatatatgaatatataatcGAATGGTTAATAAAATCTCTTAAATGTATGGTACATGAACTattgcgtttttttttttgctgctga
- the LOC117594144 gene encoding vicilin-like seed storage protein At2g18540 isoform X1 — protein MLSTHASIATKVQMEPTSHGVDTHEEDEEDVKGRYEREMRRLRRGQTEELRQAREKEEAVRREMDEAERREWEEIDRRETERSIREQVREMEIEMREGEKRELLLKTLDKKEREIKEEREKTKALQKELMNLIQTIEEQKQREEKKERELEQSLQTEREKQLLALTLIMEEQTRREKTIQREMEESLLKERKKQLLALTLIMEEQNRREEKKEREMESLLKERERSEEEIRRLRNECARTGPSGHRGQTVANARTAGNGNVLVTHVRPIVGFSQRMAGVALNVALENVRQAPCSVQ, from the exons ATGCTGTCTACTCACGCCTCCATCGCCACTAAAG TTCAGATGGAGCCCACCTCCCATGGAGTAGACACAcatgaggaggatgaggaggacgTGAAGGGGAGGTacgagagagagatgaggagactGAGACGGGGACAGACGGAGGAGCTGAGACAagcgagggagaaagaggaggcgGTGAGGAGAGAAATGGacgaggcagagaggagagagtgggaaGAGATTGAcagaagggagacagagaggagcatCCGGGAGcaggtgagagagatggagatcgagatgagggagggagagaagagggagttGCTTCTAAAAACTCTGGacaagaaggagagagagataaaggaggagagagagaaaacaaaagctCTCCAAAAGGAACTGATGAACCTCATCCAGACCATAGAAGAAcagaagcagagagaggagaagaaggagagagagttgGAGCAAAGtctgcagacagagagagagaaacagcttCTCGCCCTCACTCTGATCATGGAAGAACAGACCAGAAGAGAGAAGACTAtccagagagagatggaggagagcctGCTGAAGGAGCGCAAGAAACAACTTCTGGCCCTCACCTTGATCATGGAAGAGCAGAACAGGcgggaggagaagaaggagagagagatggagagcctgttgaaggagagagagaggagcgaaGAGGAGATCCGAAGACTGAGGAACGAGTGTGCCCGGACGGGCCCTTCAGGACATCGTGGCCAGACAGTGGCGAACGCCAGAACCGCAGGGAACGGCAACGTTCTAGTGACTCACGTAAGACCCATCGTGGGGTTCTCTCAGCGGATGGCAGGGGTGGCTCTGAACGTGGCGTTGGAGAACGTGAGACAGGCCCCTTGCTCCGTCCAGTGA
- the LOC105006024 gene encoding D(1) dopamine receptor isoform X1, with product MHNASHRLAENESERERPADTNPDLPGTRALTGCVLSVLILWTLLGNFTVCAAVLRYRHLRAKVTNIFIVSLALSDLLVALLVMPWKAAAEVAGFWPFGAFCDTWVASDIMCSTASILNLCMISVDRYWAISSPFRYERKMNRSVAFVMVGVTWTVSVVISFVPVQLQWHKAGITGITGSGDDLTGDVTKFNGSWVNQLHMLEELNSGTVEHWKCDSSLSRTYAISSSLISFYIPVAIMIVTYTRIYRIAQVQIRRISSLERAAEHAQNCRSDPYVEVDADGHVHALHVHPPRSKHRCSIFHPTASSPKNYHHYHHHYHHQTDVPQPHRVLRYSIRKETKVLKTLSVIMGVFVFCWFPFFILNCTVPFCQDPGRPTVYHSFHSKSPSYCVSETTFDIFVWFGWSNSSLNPIIYAFNAEFREAFLRLLGCRGDVGCFGGWTTSATRIETVVLASNEAAAIGSGKKNSLNATELGVAYITGFGAGRGGVTSRVLPDPVRGRMLPSPAINRRELVTACQTEVREIRLTVCGDPIDPVRENRDGGDGLSATATDRRGTVLTPEPLHDCHVEKRDSNTTGTKPQTKMIPSNTF from the exons ATGCATAACGCGAGCCACCGCCTGGCGGAGAACGAGAGCGAGCGCGAGCGGCCGGCCGACACAAACCCGGATTTACCCGGCACTCGCGCGCTAACCGGCTGTGTCCTCTCCGTGCTCATCCTCTGGACGCTACTGGGAAACTTCACAGTGTGCGCTGCGGTGCTCCGTTACCGTCACCTGCGCGCCAAAGTCACCAACATCTTCATCGTGTCTCTGGCGTTGTCGGACCTCCTCGTTGCACTGCTTGTGATGCCATGGAAG GCAGCAGCAGAAGTGGCCGGGTTCTGGCCGTTCGGAGCGTTCTGTGACACCTGGGTGGCGAGTGACATCATGTGTTCCACTGCGTCCATCTTAAATCTGTGCATGATCAGTGTTGACCGCTACTGGGCGATATCCAGCCCGTTTCGCTATGAGAGGAAAATGAACCGCAGCGTGGCGTTCGTCATGGTCGGAGTAACTTGGACGGTTTCCGTGGTGATATCCTTTGTGCCGGTTCAACTGCAGTGGCACAAGGCCGGGATTACTGGAATTACCGGAAGCGGCGACGATCTTACCGGGGATGTTACCAAATTTAACGGCAGCTGGGTAAATCAACTCCACATGTTGGAAGAGCTAAACAGCGGTACTGTGGAACACTGGAAATGCGACTCGAGCTTGAGCCGGACCTACGCCATCTCGTCCTCGTTAATCAGTTTCTACATCCCCGTGGCGATCATGATTGTAACATACACGCGCATATACCGCATCGCCCAGGTTCAGATCCGCAGGATATCCTCTCTGGAGCGAGCCGCCGAACATGCCCAGAACTGCCGCTCCGACCCGTACGTGGAAGTGGACGCGGATGGCCACGTGCACGCCCTCCACGTGCACCCTCCCCGCTCCAAACACCGGTGCTCCATCTTCCACCCGACCGCCAGCTCCCCAAAGAACTACCACCATTACCACCACCATTACCATCATCAAACCGATGTTCCTCAGCCACACCGCGTCCTGAGGTACTCCATCAGGAAAGAGACCAAAGTCCTGAAGACGCTCTCGGTCATCATGGGAGTTTTTGTCTTCTGCTGGTTTCCCTTCTTCATCCTTAACTGCACCGTACCGTTCTGCCAAG ATCCAGGCAGACCAACAGTGTATCACTCCTTCCACAGTAAAAGCCCTTCATACTGCGTTAGTGAGACCACCTTTGACATCTTCGTCTGGTTTGGCTGGAGCAACTCCTCCTTGAACCCCATCATCTACGCCTTCAACGCCGAGTTCCGGGAGGCGTTCCTCCGCTTGCTGGGTTGCCGCGGAGATGTCGGCTGCTTTGGCGGCTGGACGACGAGCGCCACGCGAATCGAGACCGTCGTGCTGGCGAGCAACGAGGCCGCCGCCATCGGATCGGGGAAGAAAAACTCGCTGAACGCGACAGAGTTGGGCGTGGCTTACATTACAGGCTTTGGCGCCGGTAGGGGCGGTGTCACCTCCAGGGTTCTGCCCGACCCGGTCCGTGGTAGGATGTTGCCGTCCCCGGCCATAAACCGCAGGGAACTGGTAACGGCATGTCAAACCGAGGTCCGCGAGATTAGGCTCACCGTCTGTGGTGACCCCATAGATCCGGTAAGGGAGAACAGGGACGGCGGGGACGGCCTCTCGGCGACGGCGACGGATCGCAGGGGAACGGTGCTGACACCGGAGCCCCTCCATGACTGCCACGTGGAGAAACGTGACTCGAACACGACAGGAACTAAACCGCAGACTAAAATGATCCCCTCAAATACTTTCTGA
- the LOC105006024 gene encoding D(1) dopamine receptor isoform X2: MEAAEVAGFWPFGAFCDTWVASDIMCSTASILNLCMISVDRYWAISSPFRYERKMNRSVAFVMVGVTWTVSVVISFVPVQLQWHKAGITGITGSGDDLTGDVTKFNGSWVNQLHMLEELNSGTVEHWKCDSSLSRTYAISSSLISFYIPVAIMIVTYTRIYRIAQVQIRRISSLERAAEHAQNCRSDPYVEVDADGHVHALHVHPPRSKHRCSIFHPTASSPKNYHHYHHHYHHQTDVPQPHRVLRYSIRKETKVLKTLSVIMGVFVFCWFPFFILNCTVPFCQDPGRPTVYHSFHSKSPSYCVSETTFDIFVWFGWSNSSLNPIIYAFNAEFREAFLRLLGCRGDVGCFGGWTTSATRIETVVLASNEAAAIGSGKKNSLNATELGVAYITGFGAGRGGVTSRVLPDPVRGRMLPSPAINRRELVTACQTEVREIRLTVCGDPIDPVRENRDGGDGLSATATDRRGTVLTPEPLHDCHVEKRDSNTTGTKPQTKMIPSNTF; the protein is encoded by the exons ATGGAAG CAGCAGAAGTGGCCGGGTTCTGGCCGTTCGGAGCGTTCTGTGACACCTGGGTGGCGAGTGACATCATGTGTTCCACTGCGTCCATCTTAAATCTGTGCATGATCAGTGTTGACCGCTACTGGGCGATATCCAGCCCGTTTCGCTATGAGAGGAAAATGAACCGCAGCGTGGCGTTCGTCATGGTCGGAGTAACTTGGACGGTTTCCGTGGTGATATCCTTTGTGCCGGTTCAACTGCAGTGGCACAAGGCCGGGATTACTGGAATTACCGGAAGCGGCGACGATCTTACCGGGGATGTTACCAAATTTAACGGCAGCTGGGTAAATCAACTCCACATGTTGGAAGAGCTAAACAGCGGTACTGTGGAACACTGGAAATGCGACTCGAGCTTGAGCCGGACCTACGCCATCTCGTCCTCGTTAATCAGTTTCTACATCCCCGTGGCGATCATGATTGTAACATACACGCGCATATACCGCATCGCCCAGGTTCAGATCCGCAGGATATCCTCTCTGGAGCGAGCCGCCGAACATGCCCAGAACTGCCGCTCCGACCCGTACGTGGAAGTGGACGCGGATGGCCACGTGCACGCCCTCCACGTGCACCCTCCCCGCTCCAAACACCGGTGCTCCATCTTCCACCCGACCGCCAGCTCCCCAAAGAACTACCACCATTACCACCACCATTACCATCATCAAACCGATGTTCCTCAGCCACACCGCGTCCTGAGGTACTCCATCAGGAAAGAGACCAAAGTCCTGAAGACGCTCTCGGTCATCATGGGAGTTTTTGTCTTCTGCTGGTTTCCCTTCTTCATCCTTAACTGCACCGTACCGTTCTGCCAAG ATCCAGGCAGACCAACAGTGTATCACTCCTTCCACAGTAAAAGCCCTTCATACTGCGTTAGTGAGACCACCTTTGACATCTTCGTCTGGTTTGGCTGGAGCAACTCCTCCTTGAACCCCATCATCTACGCCTTCAACGCCGAGTTCCGGGAGGCGTTCCTCCGCTTGCTGGGTTGCCGCGGAGATGTCGGCTGCTTTGGCGGCTGGACGACGAGCGCCACGCGAATCGAGACCGTCGTGCTGGCGAGCAACGAGGCCGCCGCCATCGGATCGGGGAAGAAAAACTCGCTGAACGCGACAGAGTTGGGCGTGGCTTACATTACAGGCTTTGGCGCCGGTAGGGGCGGTGTCACCTCCAGGGTTCTGCCCGACCCGGTCCGTGGTAGGATGTTGCCGTCCCCGGCCATAAACCGCAGGGAACTGGTAACGGCATGTCAAACCGAGGTCCGCGAGATTAGGCTCACCGTCTGTGGTGACCCCATAGATCCGGTAAGGGAGAACAGGGACGGCGGGGACGGCCTCTCGGCGACGGCGACGGATCGCAGGGGAACGGTGCTGACACCGGAGCCCCTCCATGACTGCCACGTGGAGAAACGTGACTCGAACACGACAGGAACTAAACCGCAGACTAAAATGATCCCCTCAAATACTTTCTGA
- the LOC105006026 gene encoding caspase-14: MSGERQALMLCVRYKEKINENNCFEVDHQTMKKFFEEFGFQYHIVLDKNVEDMHKAVEDFRDHINHSRTNISCVLVVTSCHGGQDTIQDARGKTLDVEHIIKPFGDESCPKMKGQPKIFIIDTCRGSNNDTGVESGSIVDFKLSNEAIATTEYRASRVSPCINDMLVAYAAMTDYTAWMNSFVGSYMIHNITQVFSSRDAAQEHMYDLFVKANAKLVEKTMQLSDDKGKQRFKSIMTIESTLRKLIYLGRKTHTGIKE, from the exons ATGAGTGGAGAACGCCAGGCCTTGATGCTGTGCGTTAGGTACAAGGAGAAgattaatgaaaataattgttttgaagTTGACCATCAAACCATGAAGAAGTTTTTTGAGGAGTTTGGTTTCCAGTATCACATTGTGCTTGACAAAAATGTTGAG GACATGCACAAGGCAGTGGAAGACTTCAGAGACCACATCAACCACAGCAGAACAAACATCAGCTGTGTGCTGGTGGTGACTTCCTGTCATGGAGGTCAGGATACCATACAAGATGCACGCGGCAAAACATTGGACGTGGAGCATATAATCAAGCCATTTGGGGACGAGTCATGCCCAAAAATGAAGGGACAACCGAAGATCTTCATCATAGATACCTGCAGGGGGA GTAATAATGATACCGGAGTGGAATCAGGTTCCATTGTGGATTTTAAACTATCAAATGAAGCCATTGCCACAACAGAGTACAGGGCCAGCAGAGTTTCACCCTGCATTAATGACATGCTGGTTGCATATGCAGCCATGACAG ATTACACGGCATGGATGAACAGCTTTGTGGGTTCATACATGATTCACAACATCACTCAAGTGTTTTCCTCACGTGATGCAGCCCAAGAACACATGTATGACTTGTTTGTGAAA GCCAACGCAAAGCTGGTGGAGAAAACCATGCAACTCTCAGATGATAAAGGGAAGCAACGTTTTAAAAGCATTATGACAATAGAATCCACACTTAGGAAACTTATTTACCTGGGACGTAAAACTCATACTGGCATCAAAGAATGA